A DNA window from Coffea arabica cultivar ET-39 chromosome 6c, Coffea Arabica ET-39 HiFi, whole genome shotgun sequence contains the following coding sequences:
- the LOC113691554 gene encoding uncharacterized protein yields the protein MIPNYLTSASPSPFSVRDPIQDHDEHDRPQFFFPNYQTASSSSVSSSGFRSIALDQTEDYHAQMHQQRYQQQVENHAPYTGSQDPEKKANKGSKISLWKNNTNGNQADDHEEINPVNNKWVSSKVKLMQKMNKPDLKEITSSTTTTMKFEDHQKQPTSASPEADHFSSNSSSNISNTPIRVCADCNTTKTPLWRSGPKGPKSLCNACGIRQRKARRAMAAAAAAANGTSPPTYDTTAPLKVKVQNKDKLKNNGQFKKRCKLNTSAESSQNLHAVQKKSGFEDFLFTLSKNLAFHRVFPQDEKEAAILLMALSCGLVHG from the exons ATGATTCCAAACTACCTTACCTCAGCATCACCGTCTCCTTTTTCTGTTCGCGATCCCATTCAAGATCATGATGAACACGATCGTCCTCAGTTCTTCTTTCCAAATTACCAAACGGCCTCGTCATCTTCCGTTTCTTCTTCTGGTTTCCGCAGTATAGCTCTGGATCAAACTGAAGATTATCATGCTCAAATGCACCAGCAGCGGTACCAACAACAG GTTGAAAATCATGCTCCATACACTGGATCACAGGATCCAGAGAAGAAGGCTAACAAAGGCTCAAAGATATCTCTGTGGAAGAATAATACTAATGGAAACCAAGCTGATGATCATGAGGAGATCAATCCAGTTAATAATAAGTGGGTGTCTTCAAAGGTGAAGTTGATGCAGAAGATGAACAAGCCTGACCTGAAGGAGATAACGAGcagcaccaccaccaccatgAAATTTGAGGATCATCAGAAGCAGCCAACTTCAGCTTCTCCTGAAGCTGATCATTTCAGCAGCAACAGTTCCTCAAACATCAGCAACACTCCAATTAGGGTTTGCGCTGATTGTAACACAACCAAGACCCCACTTTGGAGAAGTGGTCCAAAAGGCCCTAAG TCGCTTTGCAACGCATGTGGGATCAGGCAAAGGAAGGCAAGAAGGGCCATGGCTGCAGCTGCGGCAGCCGCAAACGGCACATCCCCTCCAACATATGACACTACAGCACCACTGAAGGTCAAGGTGCAAAACAAAGACAAGTTAAAGAACAATGGTCAGTTCAAGAAGAGGTGCAAACTCAATACTTCTGCTGAGTCGTCTCAAAATCTTCATGCAGTACAAAAGAAGAGTGGTTTCGAGGACTTCTTATTCACTTTGAGTAAGAATTTAGCCTTTCATCGCGTGTTTCCGCAAGATGAGAAAGAAGCTGCTATCCTGCTAATGGCTCTATCTTGTGGTCTGGTTCATGGTTAG
- the LOC140008616 gene encoding beta-galactosidase 12-like has product MLRTNILLLIIVLVSFLSCTVRAKVSYDGRSFIINGQRKILISGSIHYPRSTPEMWPDLIQKAKDGGLDVIQTYVFWNVHEPSPGRYNFEGRGDIVRFLKLVKAAGLYAHLRIGPYICAEWNFGGFPVWLKYVPGMEFRTDNGPFKAAMQGFVTKIVNLMKSENLFEPQGGPIIMSQIENEYGPVEWEIGAPGKAYTKWAAQMAVAQNTGVPWVMCKQDDAPDPVVSNSFYHLFFCPFFSEFIRVI; this is encoded by the exons ATGTTGAGAACCAACATTTTGTTGTTGATCATagttctggtatcatttcttaGTTGTACAGTTAGAGCCAAAGTCTCTTATGATGGCAGGTCATTCATCATTAATGGTCAGAGAAAAATTCTTATTTCTGGCTCCATTCATTATCCCAGAAGCACTCCTGAG ATGTGGCCTGATCTTATACAGAAGGCTAAAGACGGAGGCTTGGATGTGATACAAACATATGTATTTTGGAATGTGCACGAGCCTTCTCCTGGAAGG TATAATTTTGAGGGCAGGGGCGATATCGTCAGATTCCTCAAGCTAGTAAAAGCTGCTGGTCTTTACGCCCATCTTCGCATTGGCCCCTACATTTGTGCAGAATGGAACTTTGG GGGTTTCCCGGTCTGGCTAAAATACGTGCCCGGCATGGAATTTAGGACAGACAACGGGCCTTTTAAG GCGGCAATGCAAGGATTTGTTACGAAAATTGTCAACTTGATGAAGTCAGAAAATTTGTTCGAGCCTCAGGGAGGACCAATTATTATGTCccag ATAGAGAACGAGTATGGCCCAGTTGAGTGGGAGATCGGAGCTCCAGGTAAAGCATATACCAAATGGGCGGCACAAATGGCTGTTGCTCAAAACACTGGTGTTCCATGGGTCATGTGCAAGCAAGATGATGCCCCTGATCCTGTTGTAAGCAATTCTTTCTACCACCtctttttttgcccttttttttccGAGTTTATTAGGGTGATATAG